The following proteins are encoded in a genomic region of Oryza brachyantha chromosome 11, ObraRS2, whole genome shotgun sequence:
- the LOC102706232 gene encoding E3 ubiquitin-protein ligase At3g02290-like, whose translation MGAFCSCLQADYSDHHGHHASSPYGGCMCLRCFTQQLINAYTVLFRAGTVHAVSQSIEATPVDSTESSFDTYRSPPRPLPYDDPRFSPPQRDWLVSRHGPSCHSPEESEPLRANDDEDMEVPSSTNKSSKTNYDTKMKRCSSTYGETQPAKEPGNYFTYFSPSAEDEDVCPTCLEDYTSENPRIVMQCSHHFHLGCIYEWMERSESCPVCGKKMEFDETT comes from the exons ATGGGAGCTTTCTGTTCGTGTTTGCAAGCTGATTATTCCGATCACCATGGGCACCATGCTTCCTCGCCATATGGGGGCTGCATGTGCCTCAGGTGTTTTACTCAGCAGCTGATCAATGCG TACACTGTTTTATTCCGAGCTGGAACAGTGCATGCAGTTTCTCAGTCTATAGAAGCCACTCCTGTTGATTCAACTGAAAGTTCATTTGACACATATCGTTCACCCCCAAGACCGCTTCCATATGATGATCCTAGATTCTCCCCTCCTCAGCGTGATTGGTTAGTATCAAGGCATGGACCCTCATGCCATTCTCCAGAGGAATCAGAGCCACTGAGGGCAAATGATGATGAGGACATGGAAGTACCAAGTTCAACAAATAAGTCAAGTAAAACAAACTACGacacaaaaatgaaaagatgcaGCTCTACTTATGGAGAGACGCAGCCAGCAAAGGAACCTGGAAATTATTTCACATACTTCTCCCCATCTGCCGAAGATGAAGATGTCTGcccgacatgtcttgaag ATTATACTTCTGAGAATCCTAGGATAGTAATGCAGTGCTCACATCATTTCCACCTTGGCTGTATTTATGAGTGGATGGAAAGAAGTGAATCATGCCCTGTTTGTGGGAAG